One window of Oscillibacter hominis genomic DNA carries:
- a CDS encoding LTA synthase family protein, which produces MESNLQTAPEDQCSPAVRTLTVLDYSEGHASSAGAEDGSARRAGRRALPAWLKDRENLSRLVFWIGPFASYCGVELMNTNNPFTDLNIGQIAFNLLWYSLIYWVVRMVTGRRNLSAGISAVFCFVIGLLNHYVLTFRGRVIFPVDLLCLQTAANVASDYDYTPDRTVWAALAILLVYLLLLFLVPRHKGRNKLRLRTCFLSWGVIGAFLFAFFCTGLLPTVGIYAQQWRTQQNGWLLNFMTSLSYSFVRAPEGYDLDRVNEIAQRYPGTASVDGAEYPVNLIVVMNESFADLGGFEKLELSEDPLPYYHSLTENTVKGTMYSPVTGGGTANVEFEYLTGDSLAFLPSSTVAYQLYLYDNCPSLVSQAKGLGYHTIAFHPYYSSGWNRTFVYDWMGFDVQLYDEDVQTPAYIRKYISDSNDYEQLYRMTDESEEPTFIFNVTIQNHSGYQQGWNNLERTVELSGDSQGKSPVAAQFFSLMRESDNAIRELIEHYSASDERTMIVFFGDHQPPLENSFYEYLYGKKLGDRTTEEAMVQHETPFFIWANYDIPESEDVRISSNYLGTLTAQLAGFPLTGYQQLHAALMEHFDVTTTIGFRTADGLVTEEEAELTEEQQALYDDYRIMAYNHLFDKDNHPEGFFN; this is translated from the coding sequence ATGGAATCCAATCTTCAGACGGCGCCGGAGGATCAGTGCTCCCCCGCCGTCAGAACCCTCACCGTCCTGGATTATTCAGAGGGACATGCGTCTTCTGCCGGGGCAGAAGACGGCTCTGCACGCAGAGCCGGACGGCGGGCGCTGCCCGCCTGGCTGAAAGACCGGGAGAACCTCTCCCGGCTGGTATTTTGGATCGGGCCTTTCGCCTCCTACTGCGGCGTGGAGCTGATGAATACCAACAATCCCTTCACCGATTTGAATATTGGGCAGATCGCCTTCAACCTCCTGTGGTACAGCCTGATCTACTGGGTGGTGCGGATGGTGACGGGCCGAAGGAACCTGTCCGCCGGCATCAGCGCCGTGTTCTGCTTTGTCATCGGCCTTTTGAACCACTATGTCCTGACCTTCCGGGGCCGGGTCATCTTCCCCGTCGACCTCCTGTGCCTTCAGACGGCGGCCAATGTGGCCTCGGACTACGACTACACGCCGGATCGAACCGTGTGGGCCGCTCTGGCCATTTTACTGGTCTACCTGCTGCTTTTGTTCCTGGTCCCCCGTCACAAGGGCCGGAATAAGCTGCGCCTGCGCACCTGTTTCCTCTCCTGGGGCGTCATCGGGGCATTCCTTTTTGCCTTTTTCTGCACAGGCCTGCTGCCTACTGTGGGTATTTACGCCCAGCAGTGGAGAACCCAGCAGAACGGCTGGCTGCTGAACTTCATGACCTCCCTCAGCTACAGCTTCGTCCGCGCGCCGGAAGGATACGACCTGGACCGGGTCAATGAGATCGCCCAGCGGTATCCCGGCACCGCCAGCGTGGATGGAGCGGAGTACCCGGTCAACCTGATCGTGGTCATGAACGAATCCTTTGCAGACCTCGGCGGCTTTGAAAAGTTAGAGCTCTCCGAGGATCCGCTCCCTTACTACCATTCTCTGACGGAGAACACGGTCAAGGGCACCATGTACTCCCCCGTCACCGGCGGCGGCACCGCCAATGTGGAGTTTGAATACCTGACCGGCGATTCCCTGGCCTTCCTGCCCTCTTCCACCGTGGCCTATCAGCTCTACCTCTACGACAACTGCCCCTCCCTGGTCTCTCAGGCCAAGGGGCTTGGCTATCACACCATTGCCTTCCACCCCTACTACTCCTCCGGGTGGAACCGCACCTTTGTCTACGACTGGATGGGCTTTGACGTACAGCTCTACGATGAGGACGTGCAAACCCCCGCATACATCCGAAAGTACATCAGCGACTCCAACGACTATGAGCAGCTCTACCGGATGACCGACGAATCGGAGGAGCCAACCTTTATTTTCAATGTGACCATCCAGAACCACAGCGGCTACCAGCAGGGGTGGAACAACCTGGAGCGCACCGTGGAGCTCTCCGGCGACAGCCAGGGCAAGTCGCCGGTGGCCGCCCAGTTCTTTTCCCTGATGCGGGAGAGCGACAACGCCATCCGGGAGCTCATCGAACACTACAGCGCCTCCGATGAGCGCACGATGATCGTCTTTTTCGGCGACCACCAGCCTCCCCTGGAGAACTCCTTCTATGAGTATCTCTACGGTAAGAAGTTGGGGGACCGCACCACGGAGGAGGCCATGGTCCAGCACGAGACCCCGTTTTTCATCTGGGCCAATTACGACATACCAGAATCCGAGGACGTTCGCATCAGCTCCAACTACCTGGGCACCCTCACCGCGCAGCTGGCCGGCTTCCCCCTCACCGGATATCAGCAGCTCCATGCCGCGCTGATGGAGCACTTCGACGTGACCACCACCATCGGCTTCCGAACCGCCGACGGCCTGGTGACAGAGGAGGAGGCGGAGCTCACCGAAGAGCAGCAGGCCCTCTATGACGACTACCGGATCATGGCCTACAACCACCTTTTTGACAAGGACAATCACCCGGAGGGATTTTTTAACTGA
- a CDS encoding ECF transporter S component, protein MERVENAARSRTQSKTHRITVTAMLSAVSAVLMFVDFSVPFMPAFIKMDVSELPALLASFSLGPVYGVAVCFIKNLINCLRTSTGCVGELCNFLLGAIFVYAAGSVYLRFHNHKSRKGAIIGSVLGALAMALLSVPLNYYLTYPIYAKLMPIDVIVGMYQAIRPSANGLLDCLVTFNMPFTFLKGMIDVILCFLIYKPLSPLLHK, encoded by the coding sequence ATGGAACGAGTGGAAAACGCGGCAAGAAGCCGCACCCAGAGCAAGACCCACCGGATCACCGTCACCGCCATGCTTTCGGCGGTGTCCGCGGTGCTGATGTTTGTGGACTTCTCCGTCCCCTTTATGCCCGCATTCATCAAAATGGACGTTTCGGAGCTTCCGGCCCTTCTGGCCTCTTTCAGCCTGGGCCCGGTGTACGGCGTGGCCGTTTGCTTCATCAAAAACCTGATCAACTGCCTGCGCACCTCCACCGGCTGCGTCGGCGAACTGTGCAACTTTTTATTGGGGGCCATATTTGTATATGCGGCGGGCAGCGTCTATCTGCGCTTCCACAACCACAAGAGCCGCAAGGGCGCCATCATCGGCTCCGTCCTGGGGGCCCTGGCCATGGCGCTACTCAGCGTGCCGCTGAACTACTACCTCACCTATCCCATCTACGCCAAGCTGATGCCCATCGACGTGATTGTCGGCATGTATCAGGCCATCCGGCCCTCTGCCAACGGACTTTTGGATTGCCTGGTGACCTTCAACATGCCCTTCACCTTCCTCAAGGGGATGATCGACGTAATTCTCTGCTTCCTGATCTATAAGCCCCTCTCCCCCCTGCTGCACAAATAA
- a CDS encoding helix-turn-helix domain-containing protein has product MRDVLATRLRRCRAEAGLTQGQVAIYCDITEKTYQNYELMTREPKLDILVRIAEYYQVSLDYLVGRTDRKEVCR; this is encoded by the coding sequence ATGAGAGATGTTTTAGCAACCCGCCTCCGCCGGTGCAGGGCCGAGGCCGGATTGACCCAGGGCCAGGTGGCGATCTACTGCGATATCACTGAAAAAACCTACCAGAACTATGAGCTGATGACCCGGGAACCAAAGCTGGATATCCTGGTGCGCATTGCGGAGTATTACCAGGTTTCCCTGGACTATCTGGTGGGGCGGACGGACCGGAAGGAAGTTTGCCGGTAA
- a CDS encoding SLOG family protein, with protein sequence MRGRQSTCSFTGHRPGKLPWGMDEGDLRCRNLKQRLWDAVEAAYQEGMRHFICGMALGCDLFFAEAVLRLREMHPEVTLEAAIPCLTQADTWPPAQQRRYRALLEQCDYETVVQEKYSSTCMQRRDRYMVDHSAMLIAVFDGLPGGTRYTVQYAMERGVNVVDLPAMLR encoded by the coding sequence ATGAGAGGACGGCAGAGCACCTGCAGCTTTACCGGCCACCGGCCGGGGAAGCTGCCCTGGGGGATGGACGAGGGAGACCTCAGGTGCCGGAATTTGAAGCAGCGGCTGTGGGACGCGGTGGAGGCCGCATACCAGGAGGGGATGCGGCATTTCATCTGCGGCATGGCGCTGGGCTGCGACCTCTTTTTTGCGGAGGCTGTGCTCCGGCTGCGGGAGATGCACCCGGAGGTGACGCTGGAGGCGGCGATCCCCTGTCTCACCCAGGCGGACACATGGCCTCCGGCGCAGCAGAGGCGCTACCGCGCGCTGTTGGAGCAGTGCGACTATGAGACGGTGGTGCAGGAGAAGTACTCCAGCACCTGCATGCAGCGGCGGGACCGGTATATGGTGGACCACTCCGCCATGCTGATCGCCGTATTCGACGGCCTGCCTGGCGGAACGCGCTATACGGTCCAGTACGCCATGGAGCGGGGAGTCAATGTGGTGGACCTGCCCGCGATGCTGCGGTAA
- a CDS encoding tyrosine-type recombinase/integrase: MNEYLMTQRDITAFARYLHTEERSAGTIEKYLRDVRAFACWMEGRAVVKEDAALWKAHLLGLGYAPVTINSMLAAVNSFFRFKGWEGVRVKFLKVQRRMFREAGRELSRDDYGRLLDTARKRGQERLALLMEAICGTGVRVSEVRYLTVEAALEGRAEVALKGKIRVILLPEKLCRKLLKYAKKQKIASGEIFLTGSGKGLSRRQIWAEMKRLCNHAGVEPSKVFPHNLRHLFAATFYRACRDIAHLADVLGHSSMETTRIYLLATGTEQREQLDRLGLIC; encoded by the coding sequence ATGAATGAATATCTGATGACACAGCGGGATATCACCGCCTTTGCGCGGTATCTCCACACTGAAGAGCGAAGCGCCGGTACGATTGAAAAATATTTGCGGGATGTGAGGGCCTTTGCCTGCTGGATGGAGGGGCGGGCGGTGGTCAAGGAGGACGCGGCCTTGTGGAAAGCGCACCTTTTGGGCCTTGGGTATGCCCCGGTCACCATCAACTCCATGCTGGCTGCGGTCAACAGCTTTTTCCGCTTCAAGGGCTGGGAGGGGGTTCGGGTAAAATTCCTAAAAGTACAGCGGCGGATGTTCCGGGAAGCCGGCCGGGAACTGAGCCGGGACGACTACGGGCGGCTGCTTGACACCGCACGGAAGCGGGGGCAGGAGCGGCTGGCGTTGCTGATGGAGGCCATCTGTGGTACCGGGGTGCGGGTCAGTGAGGTGCGCTACCTCACTGTGGAGGCGGCCCTTGAAGGGCGGGCGGAGGTAGCACTGAAAGGAAAAATCCGGGTGATCCTTTTGCCTGAAAAACTTTGTAGGAAGCTGCTGAAGTACGCCAAAAAGCAAAAAATCGCATCCGGTGAGATATTTCTCACAGGAAGCGGAAAAGGCCTCTCGCGGCGGCAAATCTGGGCGGAAATGAAGCGGCTGTGCAACCACGCAGGGGTGGAACCCTCCAAGGTGTTTCCCCATAACCTCCGCCATCTTTTCGCGGCCACATTTTACAGGGCCTGCCGGGATATTGCCCACCTGGCGGATGTGCTGGGACACTCCAGCATGGAAACCACCCGCATCTATCTGCTGGCCACAGGCACGGAGCAGAGGGAGCAGCTGGACCGGTTGGGATTGATCTGTTAG
- the spoVAE gene encoding stage V sporulation protein AE — protein sequence MDYLNAFLCGGILCAIGQILIDKTQLTPARILTGYVVAGVILGALGIYEPIVQWGGAGATVPLTGFGYNLAKGVSKAVGEKGWMGVLTGGLTATAGGIAAAVLFGFLMAMLFRPGDKR from the coding sequence ATGGACTACTTGAATGCGTTTCTCTGCGGCGGCATCCTCTGCGCCATCGGACAGATTCTCATCGACAAAACCCAGCTGACCCCCGCCCGCATCCTCACCGGCTATGTGGTGGCCGGCGTGATCTTGGGCGCTCTTGGCATTTATGAGCCCATCGTCCAGTGGGGCGGTGCCGGAGCCACCGTCCCTCTGACCGGCTTTGGCTACAACCTGGCCAAGGGCGTGAGCAAGGCCGTGGGCGAGAAGGGCTGGATGGGCGTTCTCACCGGTGGCCTCACCGCCACCGCAGGCGGCATCGCAGCGGCCGTGCTCTTCGGCTTTCTCATGGCCATGCTGTTTCGCCCCGGCGATAAGCGCTGA
- the spoVAD gene encoding stage V sporulation protein AD, translating to MTSKRLGKRTVAFASPPSVISFSNIGGKMESRGPLADYFDELDQDSFFGEKTWEKGESAMQKRVLNRALQKAGMAPSDLDYIFAGDLLNQCIGSSFGLREFGVPFLGLYGACSTMGESLAMAAMAIDGGFATLAAAMTSSHFCTAERQYRMPVPYGNQRTPTAQWTATASGCCILGAQGDGPYITHATCGKIVDLGISDVNNMGAAMAPAAHDTLLAFFQDTNTSPSDFDLVVTGDLGALGHEILCDLMAQDGVKMGKNYKDCGLMLYDLKQQDMHAGGSGCGCSASVLNGYLLRGMREKRWKRILFAPTGALLSPTSSFQGESIPGISHAICISNTK from the coding sequence ATGACAAGCAAACGACTGGGAAAACGAACGGTGGCCTTTGCCTCACCGCCTTCGGTGATCTCTTTTTCCAATATAGGCGGCAAAATGGAGAGCCGCGGCCCCCTCGCAGACTATTTTGACGAGCTGGACCAAGACTCCTTCTTTGGAGAGAAAACCTGGGAAAAGGGCGAGTCAGCCATGCAGAAGCGGGTTTTGAACCGGGCGCTGCAAAAGGCCGGGATGGCCCCGTCCGACCTGGATTATATCTTTGCAGGGGACCTCTTGAACCAGTGCATCGGTTCCTCCTTCGGCCTGCGGGAGTTCGGCGTGCCCTTCCTGGGCCTCTATGGAGCCTGCTCCACCATGGGCGAGAGCCTCGCAATGGCGGCCATGGCCATTGACGGCGGATTTGCCACGCTGGCCGCTGCCATGACCTCTTCCCACTTCTGCACGGCGGAGCGGCAGTACCGCATGCCCGTGCCCTATGGCAACCAGCGAACCCCAACCGCCCAGTGGACAGCCACCGCCTCCGGATGCTGTATCCTGGGCGCCCAGGGTGACGGCCCTTATATCACCCATGCCACCTGCGGCAAGATCGTGGACCTGGGCATCTCCGACGTGAACAATATGGGCGCCGCCATGGCCCCCGCCGCCCACGATACGCTGCTGGCCTTTTTCCAGGATACCAACACCTCCCCTTCTGACTTCGACCTGGTGGTCACCGGGGACCTGGGAGCCCTGGGTCATGAAATCCTCTGCGACCTGATGGCCCAGGACGGCGTCAAGATGGGAAAGAACTACAAGGACTGCGGCCTGATGCTCTACGACCTGAAACAGCAGGACATGCACGCCGGAGGCTCCGGCTGCGGCTGCTCGGCCTCCGTGCTCAACGGCTACCTGCTTCGGGGCATGCGGGAAAAACGGTGGAAGCGGATCCTCTTCGCCCCCACCGGCGCACTGCTCTCCCCCACCTCCTCCTTCCAGGGGGAGTCCATCCCCGGCATCAGCCATGCCATCTGCATTTCCAATACCAAGTGA
- a CDS encoding Na+/H+ antiporter NhaC family protein, whose protein sequence is MAACFVLFLTAVAVCLMTGRPLLDAIFLGLVLFFALGLKRGYSAKSLWAMAWEKGKKALIVVQILILIGMLTAMWRSCGTIAFFSYYGIRAVTPSFFILITFLLTTVLSLLLGSSFGVIGTAGVILMALARSGNVSVAVTAGAILSGSYFGDRCSPASSCLALISAVTGTEMRRNLQLTQRTVLLPLALTTAVYALLSWMHPIARVDGEILGALADRFSLHWVVVLPALIMLVLPLCKVEIKLTMALSIASAAAITVALQGMGVTEMLGTLVLGYDPADPLLARVLHGGGLFSMASSMGMIFITSLYSGILEGTDLLEPVRHQVDSLADRIGLYLTTALVSVASVFIFCNQSVMVFMDEQLLGKTYRRKGESPTGLAIDIANTGVVLAELVPWSISLTIPLAMLGAGLSAAPYAVLHYVLPLCYYFTRPHFHEQISRKERPA, encoded by the coding sequence ATGGCAGCCTGTTTTGTACTCTTTTTGACAGCGGTGGCGGTCTGTCTCATGACGGGGAGGCCGCTGCTTGATGCGATCTTTTTGGGGCTGGTCCTCTTCTTCGCCCTGGGGCTCAAGCGGGGCTACTCCGCAAAGTCGCTGTGGGCGATGGCGTGGGAAAAGGGAAAGAAGGCGCTGATCGTGGTGCAGATTCTGATTTTGATCGGGATGCTGACCGCCATGTGGCGCTCCTGCGGGACCATCGCCTTTTTCTCCTATTACGGTATCCGGGCGGTGACACCGTCCTTCTTCATCTTGATTACGTTTCTTCTGACCACGGTGCTCTCACTGCTGCTGGGCAGCTCGTTCGGCGTGATCGGCACCGCCGGTGTCATTCTCATGGCCCTGGCCCGCAGCGGCAATGTCAGCGTGGCGGTAACCGCGGGGGCCATCCTCTCGGGCTCCTATTTCGGCGACCGCTGCTCCCCGGCCTCCTCCTGCCTGGCGCTGATCAGCGCCGTGACGGGAACGGAGATGCGCCGTAACCTGCAGCTGACCCAACGGACGGTTTTGCTGCCGCTGGCATTGACCACGGCCGTGTATGCCCTGCTCTCCTGGATGCACCCCATTGCCCGGGTGGACGGGGAAATCCTCGGCGCCCTGGCCGACCGGTTCAGCCTCCACTGGGTGGTGGTGCTGCCGGCGCTCATCATGCTGGTGCTGCCCCTTTGCAAGGTGGAGATCAAGCTGACCATGGCGCTCAGCATTGCATCCGCGGCGGCGATCACGGTGGCGCTCCAGGGCATGGGGGTGACGGAGATGCTGGGCACGCTGGTGCTGGGCTACGATCCGGCGGACCCGCTGCTGGCCCGGGTCCTCCACGGCGGAGGCCTCTTTTCCATGGCGTCCTCCATGGGCATGATCTTCATCACCAGCCTTTACTCCGGGATTCTGGAGGGCACTGACCTGCTGGAGCCTGTGCGCCATCAGGTGGACTCTCTGGCGGACCGCATCGGCCTTTACTTAACCACGGCCCTGGTCAGCGTGGCCAGCGTGTTCATATTCTGTAATCAGAGCGTGATGGTCTTTATGGATGAGCAGCTCCTGGGAAAGACCTACCGCCGTAAGGGCGAATCTCCGACAGGCCTGGCTATCGACATCGCCAACACAGGCGTGGTGCTGGCGGAACTGGTGCCCTGGAGTATCTCCCTGACCATCCCGCTTGCCATGTTGGGAGCGGGGCTCAGCGCGGCCCCCTATGCGGTGCTGCACTATGTGCTGCCTCTTTGCTACTATTTTACCCGCCCCCATTTTCATGAACAAATTTCCCGAAAGGAAAGACCTGCATGA
- a CDS encoding cation diffusion facilitator family transporter: MISLLAKALIKDYRQYASPAVRKAYGLLCGAVGICLNILLFAGKLFAGTISGSIAITADAFNNLSDAGSSLITLLGFQLAGQKPDKHHPFGHGRIEYLSGLVVSVLILLMGLELGKSSIEKILHPGEVEFSLWAIAILVASIAVKVYMCLYNRSVGKKIGSPAMRATAMDSLSDSISTAVVLAASLVGHFTGLQIDGWCGVLVALFILWTGYGAARDTISPLLGQPPTPEFVNEIESLVMAHQGVRGIHDLVVHDYGPGRLMISLHAEVPSHEDIMTLHDEIDNIERELREKLSCEAVIHMDPVVTDDIVTEEVRRKVTELVHVVDPSISIHDFRMVSGPTHTNVIFDAVVPFQFRMSDEEVAQAISRAVRTMEGNYYAVVTVEKSYI; this comes from the coding sequence ATGATTTCTCTGCTGGCGAAAGCCCTGATCAAAGATTACCGGCAGTACGCCTCCCCGGCGGTGCGCAAGGCCTATGGCCTGCTGTGCGGCGCGGTGGGGATCTGCCTGAATATTCTGCTCTTTGCCGGAAAGCTGTTTGCCGGGACCATCTCCGGCTCCATCGCCATCACGGCCGATGCCTTCAACAACCTCTCCGACGCCGGCTCCTCCCTGATCACGCTGTTGGGGTTCCAGTTGGCGGGCCAGAAACCGGATAAGCACCACCCCTTTGGCCATGGACGGATTGAGTACCTCTCCGGGCTGGTGGTGTCGGTGCTGATCCTGCTGATGGGCCTGGAGTTAGGCAAATCCTCCATTGAAAAAATCCTCCACCCGGGTGAAGTGGAGTTCTCCCTTTGGGCCATTGCGATTTTAGTGGCCTCCATCGCGGTGAAGGTGTATATGTGCCTCTATAACCGCAGCGTGGGGAAAAAGATCGGCTCACCGGCCATGCGGGCCACGGCCATGGACAGCCTGTCCGACAGCATCTCCACCGCGGTGGTGCTGGCCGCCTCCCTGGTGGGGCACTTCACCGGGCTTCAAATCGACGGCTGGTGCGGCGTGCTGGTGGCGCTGTTCATCCTGTGGACGGGCTACGGCGCGGCCAGGGACACCATCAGCCCCCTTCTGGGCCAGCCGCCCACACCGGAATTTGTGAACGAAATTGAGTCCCTGGTCATGGCGCACCAGGGAGTTCGCGGCATCCACGACCTGGTGGTCCACGACTATGGGCCTGGCCGTCTGATGATCTCCCTCCACGCCGAGGTGCCCTCCCATGAGGACATCATGACGCTGCACGATGAGATCGACAACATTGAGCGGGAGCTGCGGGAAAAGCTCAGCTGTGAGGCGGTCATCCACATGGACCCGGTGGTCACGGACGACATCGTCACCGAGGAGGTCCGCAGGAAGGTGACGGAGTTAGTGCACGTGGTGGACCCGTCCATCTCCATCCATGACTTCCGCATGGTCAGCGGCCCCACCCACACCAATGTGATTTTCGACGCCGTGGTGCCCTTCCAGTTCCGGATGTCCGACGAGGAGGTGGCCCAGGCAATCAGCCGGGCCGTGCGCACCATGGAGGGGAACTACTATGCCGTGGTGACGGTGGAAAAGTCCTATATCTGA
- a CDS encoding arsenate reductase family protein has protein sequence MNIQIFGSSKSFDTKKAERWFKERRIKYQYVDLPAKGLSPREYQSVKQRVGYAALVNTKCRAYEDLYMAYITPEAAEEKLLEHPELFNAPIVRNGKEATVGYCPEVWSKWE, from the coding sequence ATGAACATTCAAATTTTCGGTTCCAGTAAATCCTTTGACACAAAAAAGGCGGAGCGCTGGTTCAAGGAGCGGCGCATCAAATACCAGTATGTGGACCTGCCGGCCAAGGGCCTCTCCCCAAGGGAGTATCAGTCCGTCAAGCAGAGGGTGGGCTATGCGGCGCTGGTCAACACCAAGTGCCGGGCCTATGAGGACCTCTACATGGCCTATATCACGCCGGAGGCGGCGGAGGAAAAGCTGCTGGAGCATCCCGAGCTGTTCAACGCACCTATCGTCCGCAACGGGAAGGAGGCCACCGTGGGCTACTGCCCCGAGGTCTGGAGCAAGTGGGAATGA
- a CDS encoding NAD-dependent protein deacylase, which produces MDERIRKLKELVEGSGNIVFFGGAGVSTESGIPDFRSVDGLYHQQYRYPPETILSHTFYEQNPEEFFRFYRSKLLCPEAKPNAAHRKLAELEARGKLKAVITQNIDGLHQAAGSKTVLELHGSTLRNYCERCGKFYPMEAVLHSGGIPRCTCGGTIKPDVVLYEEGLDSAVLKDAVRFLSEAELLIIGGTSLAVYPAAGLVQYFRGRSIVVINKTAVGGNPDLFIDRPIAEVLAQI; this is translated from the coding sequence ATGGACGAAAGAATCAGAAAGCTGAAAGAACTGGTGGAGGGCTCCGGCAACATCGTGTTTTTCGGCGGCGCCGGAGTGAGCACCGAGAGCGGCATCCCCGACTTCCGGAGCGTGGACGGGCTGTACCACCAGCAGTACAGGTATCCTCCGGAGACCATCCTCAGCCACACGTTCTACGAGCAAAACCCGGAGGAGTTTTTCCGCTTTTACCGCAGCAAGCTCCTGTGCCCGGAGGCAAAGCCCAACGCGGCCCACCGCAAACTGGCGGAGCTGGAGGCAAGGGGAAAGCTGAAGGCGGTGATCACGCAGAACATCGACGGGCTGCACCAGGCGGCGGGAAGCAAAACCGTGCTGGAGCTCCACGGCAGCACGCTGCGCAATTACTGCGAGCGGTGCGGAAAGTTCTATCCCATGGAGGCGGTTCTCCACAGCGGGGGGATTCCCCGCTGCACCTGCGGCGGTACGATCAAGCCCGACGTGGTGCTCTATGAAGAGGGGCTGGACAGCGCCGTGCTGAAGGATGCGGTCCGCTTCCTGTCGGAGGCGGAATTGCTGATCATCGGCGGAACCTCCCTGGCCGTCTATCCTGCGGCGGGGCTGGTCCAATATTTCCGGGGCAGGAGCATCGTCGTCATCAACAAGACCGCAGTGGGCGGAAATCCGGACCTGTTCATCGACCGGCCCATCGCCGAGGTCCTGGCGCAGATATAG